A region from the Deltaproteobacteria bacterium genome encodes:
- a CDS encoding pyrroline-5-carboxylate reductase → MKKRAKAVSPKPTVGFIGGGNMATALIRGLISAGLCDAGKIIASDVDSAKRAALKRRLRVNTTEDNRAVVARAKVIFLAVKPQIIDEVLNGVRAEVKPGKLFISIAAGVPTARLERGLGPQARVVRVMPNTPALLAQGMSVIVRGTRATAADERLALKLFRAVGHAVAVHEEALLDPVTGLSGSGPAYVYLFAEGLIAGGIAAGLPPQLAQELTYQTLAGAAAMLQRTGETPERLRAQVTSPGGTTLAGLTELDARGFKEAAGAAVVTASRRSQELGRARQICG, encoded by the coding sequence AACATGGCCACCGCCCTGATCCGAGGTCTGATCAGCGCCGGCCTGTGCGATGCCGGCAAGATCATCGCCAGCGACGTGGATTCGGCCAAACGTGCGGCCCTAAAGCGGCGCTTGCGGGTCAATACCACCGAAGACAACCGGGCGGTGGTGGCGCGGGCGAAAGTCATTTTCCTTGCCGTCAAACCGCAGATAATCGACGAGGTGTTGAACGGAGTGCGGGCCGAAGTGAAGCCTGGCAAGCTGTTCATTTCGATCGCCGCCGGGGTGCCGACCGCGCGACTCGAACGGGGGTTGGGGCCGCAGGCGCGGGTGGTGCGGGTGATGCCGAACACACCGGCATTGCTGGCTCAGGGTATGTCGGTGATCGTCCGGGGAACGCGGGCAACGGCGGCTGATGAACGACTGGCATTGAAGCTGTTTCGCGCAGTCGGCCATGCCGTCGCGGTTCACGAGGAAGCGTTACTCGACCCGGTTACCGGCCTGAGCGGCAGCGGTCCAGCGTACGTGTACCTCTTTGCCGAAGGCTTGATCGCCGGCGGGATAGCCGCTGGCCTGCCGCCGCAATTGGCCCAGGAGTTGACCTATCAAACGCTAGCTGGCGCGGCGGCAATGCTGCAGCGGACCGGGGAGACGCCCGAGCGGTTGCGTGCGCAGGTTACTTCTCCCGGCGGTACTACGCTGGCCGGGCTCACGGAGCTCGATGCCCGGGGGTTCAAAGAGGCGGCTGGCGCTGCGGTGGTTACTGCCAGCCGCCGTTCGCAGGAGTTGGGGCGCGCGCGACAAATTTGTGGGTAA